A region of the Candidatus Methylomirabilis oxygeniifera genome:
TTCAGGATCATAGAAATATTTACATGGAAGCCGCTTCTTCGACGCGGTCAGCGCCTGTCGGACTTCCTCAGCCAACGTACTCTGAGCATGCCTGAGCGCAATGCCGGTATATCGTTCATCGTCCATCACGTCGCCTCACGTCCGCTGTCCGGGTGATACCGTTCTTTCGCCCCACTGTCAAGGAGAAAGAGATGGAAACTATGGTGATTGTACTGCTTTTATGCTACAAGTACTACGGTACATAATGAGGTACGGTTGGTTTAAGCGATAGTCGGCCTCAGCCTGTCGGTTCTGAGGCGGATTGTCGCGCAAGAAAGGGAGAGCGCATGGCGAAGCGCACCAAGCTCCAAATTGGTGTTGAGACTGTTGATGGGATCGATCTCGATTTCCGGACGCTGCGCGAGGAGTGGAACGAGTATGAGACGGAAGACGGTACCCGGGTTCGAGTGAAGCTTGTTGTAAGCGGCATCATCAGGACCGATCGATACGATCACCAGACAGACCAACCGATCTATGTGGTCCAATCCGGAAACATCGTCGTAACCAAAGCGCTGGACGAACTGAAAGAAGAGCTGCGCCGGCGGCAACCCGGTTAAGCGCGACGTGATCCTGCCGGGGTGGCGGAACTGGGAGACGCTCGGGACTTAAAATCCTGCGGGCTTCGGCTCATGCGGGTTCGACTCCCGCCCCCGGCACCATTCTGTTTGACAGCGCTCTAAAACCGCTGGCTGTATTGCAAAAAAAAGAGTTAGGCGAAATCGCCTAGCTCTTTTGATTGTCTTGGTTGCGG
Encoded here:
- a CDS encoding protein of unknown function (Evidence 5 : No homology to any previously reported sequences), whose protein sequence is METMVIVLLLCYKYYGT
- a CDS encoding protein of unknown function (Evidence 5 : No homology to any previously reported sequences); translated protein: MAKRTKLQIGVETVDGIDLDFRTLREEWNEYETEDGTRVRVKLVVSGIIRTDRYDHQTDQPIYVVQSGNIVVTKALDELKEELRRRQPG